The Microbulbifer sp. YPW1 genome contains a region encoding:
- a CDS encoding fibronectin type III domain-containing protein gives MPSPSKASLWVGSFTLPTSAGQDDAGNPSVESLSFSYQAADDLDNLGNKVRVRNAFQVYQGDLPPLDIPQNLKAVAQPNAGVALEWDPVEEARYVLYRRAESDTEFTELARLSETQTTDQLPSDGQYYYAIASERRSNDQIAVSALSAPVAVSADSIAPAAPADLALELNGAGIVATWSAPSVDAEGNTEEGAALTYNLYRLGVGEGVNVTAEELQNVIPLQTGIPEPIALDANPSESQHAYAITALDEAGNESAPSDTAYLNFGLLPVSDLSITINADGSPQLQWQHSGAAIAGYRVYVGGTGEVGEGAENLQEITSALIPHSSNPTTFVDEGFTAGAQGVTAERRYTVIAEDDQGATSIGHSLLLPALSVAVIEPADGQSVLERGVMNEVRFRVQNRGSADVAGLKLFATVSDNGTNREHQSASFSVAAGGIVEVPIVIGGYAKLDTLSDIQLRLEQSPLPGETVFIHAQDQVMVGDAALRLSLESDTVYRGGLGKFRFTLENTSLVETELLMARNNGKTASDEIRIRLEDADGNLLTLQDVQQYTGDVITVASGATVARLQPGESFVSDWIEVPVPAAAPDLVTVALEVDHFRYHTGKTTEVIIDGNGTRTQASCRRPPTTAPWIASPLRRSTPPKTPSPSPARPSTGTATPPPAMSR, from the coding sequence ATGCCCAGTCCCTCGAAGGCGAGCCTGTGGGTGGGCAGCTTCACGCTACCCACCAGCGCCGGCCAGGACGACGCGGGTAACCCCAGTGTGGAAAGCCTCAGCTTCAGCTATCAGGCCGCCGACGATCTGGATAACCTCGGCAACAAAGTGCGCGTGCGCAATGCCTTCCAGGTGTACCAGGGCGACCTGCCACCGCTGGACATCCCGCAGAACCTCAAGGCGGTGGCCCAGCCCAACGCCGGCGTTGCCCTCGAGTGGGATCCGGTCGAAGAGGCACGTTACGTCCTGTACCGCCGCGCCGAGAGCGACACCGAGTTCACCGAACTGGCGCGCCTGTCCGAGACCCAGACCACAGACCAGCTTCCCAGCGATGGCCAGTACTACTACGCCATCGCCAGTGAGCGCCGCAGTAACGACCAGATCGCCGTCAGTGCCCTGAGTGCACCGGTCGCGGTCAGCGCCGACAGCATCGCCCCGGCCGCGCCGGCTGACCTGGCCCTGGAGCTGAACGGTGCCGGCATCGTTGCCACCTGGAGTGCACCCAGCGTAGACGCCGAAGGCAATACAGAAGAGGGCGCCGCACTCACCTACAACCTCTACCGCCTCGGTGTTGGGGAAGGGGTGAACGTCACCGCGGAAGAACTGCAGAACGTTATCCCGCTGCAGACTGGTATCCCCGAGCCCATCGCCCTGGATGCCAACCCCAGTGAGAGCCAGCACGCCTATGCGATTACCGCACTGGACGAAGCCGGCAACGAGTCCGCGCCCAGCGACACCGCCTACCTCAACTTCGGCCTGCTGCCGGTGAGCGACCTCAGCATCACCATCAATGCCGACGGCAGCCCGCAACTGCAGTGGCAGCACAGCGGTGCCGCCATTGCCGGCTACCGGGTCTATGTAGGCGGCACCGGAGAAGTGGGTGAGGGGGCAGAGAACCTGCAGGAGATCACCAGCGCACTGATCCCCCACAGCAGCAACCCCACCACCTTCGTGGATGAAGGCTTCACTGCCGGTGCCCAGGGCGTCACCGCCGAACGCCGTTACACCGTCATCGCCGAAGACGACCAGGGTGCCACCAGCATCGGCCACAGCCTGCTGCTGCCCGCACTCTCCGTCGCCGTGATCGAACCGGCCGACGGCCAGTCCGTACTGGAACGCGGCGTTATGAATGAAGTGCGCTTCCGCGTACAGAACCGTGGCAGCGCCGATGTTGCCGGTCTCAAGCTGTTCGCCACCGTCAGCGACAACGGCACCAATCGCGAACACCAGTCCGCCAGCTTCAGTGTCGCCGCCGGCGGCATCGTCGAAGTGCCCATCGTTATCGGCGGCTACGCCAAACTGGATACCCTCAGCGATATCCAGCTGCGCCTCGAGCAGTCGCCGCTGCCCGGTGAGACCGTGTTCATCCACGCCCAGGATCAGGTCATGGTCGGCGACGCCGCCCTGCGCCTGTCGCTGGAGTCCGACACCGTCTATCGCGGTGGCCTTGGCAAGTTCCGCTTCACCCTGGAGAACACCTCCTTGGTTGAGACTGAACTACTGATGGCCCGCAACAACGGCAAGACCGCGTCTGATGAGATCCGCATCCGCCTCGAAGACGCCGACGGCAACCTGCTCACCCTGCAAGACGTGCAGCAGTACACCGGCGACGTCATCACCGTCGCCAGCGGAGCAACCGTCGCCCGGCTGCAACCGGGAGAAAGCTTCGTCTCCGACTGGATCGAAGTCCCGGTACCGGCAGCGGCCCCGGATCTCGTCACCGTCGCCCTGGAGGTAGACCACTTCCGTTATCACACCGGCAAAACCACCGAAGTGATCATCGACGGCAACGGCACCCGCACCCAGGCCTCCTGCAGGAGACCGCCTACTACGGCACCCTGGATAGCGTCGCCCCTGCGGAGATCTACACCGCCGAAGACACCGTCACCTTCACCGGCCAGGCCATCGACCGGGACAGCGACACCGCCACCGGCAATGTCCCGCTGA